Proteins found in one Magnolia sinica isolate HGM2019 chromosome 5, MsV1, whole genome shotgun sequence genomic segment:
- the LOC131245304 gene encoding probable E3 ubiquitin-protein ligase ZFP1 isoform X1 — protein MAQRNILCTSQMHDLEIEQGQSHLQPEPCILLGNMVNFPNPNIHPVLSAPGNATNLDHRHLPMDHQDSSMFYGNQYNGLQHRHPVINIDLNSVAPSNFTYNPYMVPSSTSRIGPMPLNHGSSDHIPSSSNHGLAGVSLDEYGRNTQFMDNLRGSCKRKTAEGVPGNFPVSGSASSSSSSSGVPLNSGPQQWEEPFETGVGVLEPTGFTTSDYRGSGVLSINEGSQRSVRSRSSAINLQMDSSLAHQNQLLQGNYMGRSFQAAGNAWVEQFGSNGGDGSSSGWSYAPSMAYLHGSFLISSGKPLYIVNEKTFVSLPQQPVLQKKCPPSFLTGRSINGGPLEIGSMSGQGYQDTISGRNSGILLHPSSMHHPHPPPLPVQGMQGSHSYGYHPQVPTPSYRHPTTTNLHHGTLNPSRDVLESGSRYPRPFSSSGDRMFRPHRRGPQGAPDGINGRMRYLSEDVAILEFSGFYGVGNLIDQHRDMRLDIDDMSYEELLALEERIGDVNTGLSEESIRKCLKTKIHVSCIASSPPDQSASMMQDNGTCIICQVEYEENETIGILDCGHNYHADCIKQWLLLKNICPICKVSALSSDGKEG, from the exons ATGGCACAGAGAAACATACTGTGCACGAGTCAAATGCATGATTTGGAAATAGAGCAGGGGCAGAGTCACCTTCAGCCTGAGCCTTGCATTCTTTTAGGCAACATGGTTAATTTCCCGAACCCCAACATCCACCCAGTGTTGTCTGCTCCTGGGAACGCTACTAATCTTGATCACCGCCATCTGCCGATGGACCATCAAGACAGCAGTATGTTCTATGGAAACCAGTATAATGGTCTTCAGCATCGTCATCCTGTCATAAACATTGATTTAAACAGCGTTGCTCCCTCCAACTTCACCTACAACCCGTACATGGTACCTTCATCCACCAGCAGAATTGGCCCTATGCCTCTGAATCATGGTTCTTCTGATCACATACCATCTTCAAGCAATCATGGACTTGCTGGAGTTAGTTTAGATGAGTATGGAAGGAACACCCAATTCATGGATAACCTTAGAGGGTCATGCAAAAGGAAGACCGCTGAAGGGGTTCCAGGGAACTTCCCTGTCAGTGGCTCAGCAAGTTCAAGTTCATCTTCTTCAGGGGTCCCACTGAATTCAGGACCTCAGCAGTGGGAGGAACCGTTTGAAACCGGTGTTGGCGTGTTGGAGCCCACAGGTTTTACCACATCTGACTACAGAGGAAGTGGAGTTCTCTCAATTAATGAAGGATCTCAAAGAAGCGTGAGGAGTAGATCAAGTGCCATCAACCTTCAGATGGACTCTTCTTTGGCACATCAGAACCAATTACTTCAAGGGAATTATATGGGCAGATCCTTTCAGGCAGCTGGCAATGCATGGGTGGAACAATTTGGGAGTAATGGTGGCGATGGGAGCAGTTCCGGATGGAGTTATGCACCTTCAATGGCTTATTTGCACGGTAGTTTCTTGATTTCTTCAGGAAAGCCACTCTACATTGTAAATGAAAAAACAT TTGTTTCCTTACCACAACAACCAGTTTTACAAAAGAAATGCCCGCCAAGTTTCTTAACTG GGAGAAGCATCAATGGAGGTCCCTTAGAGATCGGGAGTATGAGTGGACAGGGATATCAGGACACCATATCCGGCAGGAATTCTGGGATTCTCTTGCATCCTTCTTCCATGCACCATCCCCATCCTCCTCCTCTGCCCGTGCAAGGCATGCAGGGAAGTCATAGTTATGGCTATCATCCACAAGTTCCTACACCTTCCTACAGGCACCCGACAACCACCAACTTGCATCATGGCACTCTGAATCCTTCTCGGGATGTTTTAGAGTCAGGGTCCAGGTATCCAAGGCCTTTTTCGTCCAGTGGTGACCGGATGTTTAGGCCTCACCGAAGAGGACCACAGGGAGCTCCAGATGGCATCAATGGACGCATGAGATATCTATCAGAG GATGTAGCAATACTGGAGTTCTCAGGCTTCTATGGTGTTGGGAATCTCATTGACCAACACAGAGATATGCGGCTGGATATAGATGACATGTCTTATGAG GAACTATTGGCCTTGGAGGAACGGATTGGAGACGTAAACACTGGTTTATCCGAGGAATCCATCCGGAAGTGTCTAAAGACGAAGATACATGTTTCTTGCATAGCTTCTTCCCCTCCAGACCAGTCGGCAAGCATGATGCAAGACAACGGCACCTGCATTATATGCCAG GTCGAGTATGAGGAGAATGAGACAATTGGAATCCTTGATTGTGGTCACAATTACCATGCTGACTGCATAAAGCAATGGCTATTGTTGAAGAACATCTGCCCCATCTGTAAAGTGTCAGCTTTGTCCTCGGATGGTAAAGAAGGATGA
- the LOC131245306 gene encoding uncharacterized protein LOC131245306, producing MAGALLRSLWSSTGKSLCSSSTRFNPLNTSSFPHIPPLLRSFSASASPASLSSSAAAAASSSLDPTRLRNVAVIAHVDHGKTTLMDRLLRQCGADIPHERALDNISLERERGITIASKVTSISWKENELNMVDTPGHADFGGEVERVVGMVEGAILVVDAGEGPLAQTKFVLAKALKYGLRPILLLNKVDRPSVSEERCNEVESLVFDLFANLGASEEQLDFPVLYASAKEGWASSTFTKDPSDDTRNMSELLDAIIRYVPPPTASLETPFQMLVSMMERDFYLGRILTGRISSGVIRIGDRVHGLHSTDAGVQKIEEGKVLKLMKKKGTSMVLIESAGAGDIISMAGLTSPSIGYTVANVEVMTALPTVELDPPTISMTFTVNDSPLAGRDGTHLTGGKIGDRLMAEAETNLAINVLPGLLSESYEVQGRGELQLGILIENMRREGFELSVSPPKVMYKTENGQKLEPLEEVTIEVNEEHVGLVMEALSHRRGEVVDMGPVPGNVGRTRMSLTCPSRGLVGYRSVFSSDTHGTGFMHRAFLTYAKYRGPLGNVRKGVLVSMGNGIITSHALMSLEARGILFVSPGMETYDGMIVGEHSRDTDLDINPVRTKELTNVRAAGKDENVRLSPPRLMTLEEAIGYVAADELIEVTPKAVRLRKRYLDANKRKAMRNKPKE from the exons ATGGCGGGTGCATTGCTGCGCTCGCTCTGGTCTTCGACCGGAAAATCCCTCTGTTCATCTTCTACTCGATTCAATCCTCTCAATACCTCATCTTTCCCTCACATCCCGCCTCTTCTCCGGAGCTTTTCTGCATCGGCGTCCCCCGCCTCGCTCTCctcctctgctgctgctgctgccagcaGCTCCTTGGACCCGACCCGGCTCCGAAACGTGGCCGTGATTGCCCACGTGGACCACGGGAAGACGACGCTGATGGACCGACTTCTCCGCCAGTGCGGGGCCGACATACCCCACGAGCGTGCCCTCGACAACATCTCCCTCGAGCGCGAGCGCGGCATCACCATCGCTTCCAAG GTCACTTCTATCTCATGGAAGGAAAACGAGCTAAACATGGTTGATACTCCTGGACATGCAGATTTTGGCGGTGAA GTTGAACGGGTTGTCGGCATGGTTGAGGGAGCAATTTTAGTTGTAGATGCCGGTGAAGGGCCCCTTGCACAGACAAAGTTTGTTCTTGCAAAAGCTTTAAAATATGGATTACGCCCAATTCTCCTCCTCAACAAAGTTGACCGGCCTTCAG TTTCTGAAGAGAGATGCAATGAGGTGGAGAGCCTGGTGTTTGATCTTTTTGCAAATCTTGGTGCTTCAG AGGAACAACTAGACTTTCCAGTTCTTTATGCATCTGCGAAGGAGGGATGGGCTTCCTCCACCTTTACCAAAGATCCTTCTGATGATACCAGGAATATGTCAGAACTGCTTGATGCCATTATAAGATATGTCCCTCCACCAACAGCAAGCCTTGAGACACCTTTCCAGATGCTG GTTTCCATGATGGAGCGTGACTTTTATCTTGGTCGGATACTGACTGGGCGCATATCTTCCGGAGTTATTCGCATTGGTGATAGAGTACATGGCCTCCATAGTACAGATGCTGGAGTACAGAAAATTGAGGAGGGAAAG GTTTTGAAACTTATGAAAAAGAAGGGTACAAGCATGGTTCTGATTGAAAGTGCTGGTGCTGGAGATATAATATCAATGGCTGGTTTGACAAGTCCGTCAATAGGGTACACGGTGGCAAATGTGGAG GTTATGACTGCACTGCCCACTGTTGAATTAGATCCCCCGACCATTTCCATGACTTTCACTGTCAATGATTCTCCATTGGCAGGACGTGATGGGACCCAT TTGACTGGGGGGAAAATTGGTGATCGGCTGATGGCTGAAGCAGAAACAAATCTTGCCATAAACGTTCTTCCAGGCTTGTTGTCAGAGTCCTACGAAGTACAGGGGAGGGGCGAGCTACAACTAG GTATCCTAATTGAAAACATGAGGCGTGAAGGGTTCGAGCTTTCTGTTTCACCACCAAAAGTGAT GTATAAGACCGAGAATGGTCAAAAACTTGAGCCACTGGAAGAGGTGACCATTGAG GTAAATGAAGAGCACGTCGGACTGGTTATGGAAGCACTATCACATAGGCGGGGCGAGGTTGTTGACATGGGTCCTGTTCCAGGGAATGTTGGCAGGACTAGAATGTCTTTGACTTGTCCATCGAG GGGCCTAGTTGGTTATAGAAGCGTGTTTAGCAGTGATACACATGGCACTGGATTTATGCATCGTGCTTTCTTGA CCTATGCAAAATATCGAGGTCCTCTTGGAAATGTCAGGAAAGGGGTATTG GTATCCATGGGCAACGGGATTATCACATCGCATGCACTGATGAGTTTAGAAGCGCGTGGAATTCTCTTTGTATCTCCGGGCATGGAG ACATATGACGGCATGATAGTTGGCGAACACTCTAGGGATACTGATCTTGAC ATCAACCCTGTAAGAACAAAAGAACTGACAAATGTGCGTGCTGCGGGCAAGGATGAAAATGTGCGGTTGTCCCCGCCTCGTCTG ATGACTTTGGAAGAAGCTATTGGGTATGTTGCAGCTGATGAGCTAATTGAG GTTACACCAAAAGCTGTGCGGTTGAGGAAGAGATACCTTGATGCGAACAAGCGAAAAGCAATGAGAAATAAGCCCAAGGAATGA
- the LOC131245304 gene encoding probable E3 ubiquitin-protein ligase ZFP1 isoform X3 has translation MAQRNILCTSQMHDLEIEQGQSHLQPEPCILLGNMVNFPNPNIHPVLSAPGNATNLDHRHLPMDHQDSSMFYGNQYNGLQHRHPVINIDLNSVAPSNFTYNPYMVPSSTSRIGPMPLNHGSSDHIPSSSNHGLAGVSLDEYGRNTQFMDNLRGSCKRKTAEGVPGNFPVSGSASSSSSSSGVPLNSGPQQWEEPFETGVGVLEPTGFTTSDYRGSGVLSINEGSQRSVRSRSSAINLQMDSSLAHQNQLLQGNYMGRSFQAAGNAWVEQFGSNGGDGSSSGWSYAPSMAYLHGRSINGGPLEIGSMSGQGYQDTISGRNSGILLHPSSMHHPHPPPLPVQGMQGSHSYGYHPQVPTPSYRHPTTTNLHHGTLNPSRDVLESGSRYPRPFSSSGDRMFRPHRRGPQGAPDGINGRMRYLSEDVAILEFSGFYGVGNLIDQHRDMRLDIDDMSYEELLALEERIGDVNTGLSEESIRKCLKTKIHVSCIASSPPDQSASMMQDNGTCIICQVEYEENETIGILDCGHNYHADCIKQWLLLKNICPICKVSALSSDGKEG, from the exons ATGGCACAGAGAAACATACTGTGCACGAGTCAAATGCATGATTTGGAAATAGAGCAGGGGCAGAGTCACCTTCAGCCTGAGCCTTGCATTCTTTTAGGCAACATGGTTAATTTCCCGAACCCCAACATCCACCCAGTGTTGTCTGCTCCTGGGAACGCTACTAATCTTGATCACCGCCATCTGCCGATGGACCATCAAGACAGCAGTATGTTCTATGGAAACCAGTATAATGGTCTTCAGCATCGTCATCCTGTCATAAACATTGATTTAAACAGCGTTGCTCCCTCCAACTTCACCTACAACCCGTACATGGTACCTTCATCCACCAGCAGAATTGGCCCTATGCCTCTGAATCATGGTTCTTCTGATCACATACCATCTTCAAGCAATCATGGACTTGCTGGAGTTAGTTTAGATGAGTATGGAAGGAACACCCAATTCATGGATAACCTTAGAGGGTCATGCAAAAGGAAGACCGCTGAAGGGGTTCCAGGGAACTTCCCTGTCAGTGGCTCAGCAAGTTCAAGTTCATCTTCTTCAGGGGTCCCACTGAATTCAGGACCTCAGCAGTGGGAGGAACCGTTTGAAACCGGTGTTGGCGTGTTGGAGCCCACAGGTTTTACCACATCTGACTACAGAGGAAGTGGAGTTCTCTCAATTAATGAAGGATCTCAAAGAAGCGTGAGGAGTAGATCAAGTGCCATCAACCTTCAGATGGACTCTTCTTTGGCACATCAGAACCAATTACTTCAAGGGAATTATATGGGCAGATCCTTTCAGGCAGCTGGCAATGCATGGGTGGAACAATTTGGGAGTAATGGTGGCGATGGGAGCAGTTCCGGATGGAGTTATGCACCTTCAATGGCTTATTTGCACG GGAGAAGCATCAATGGAGGTCCCTTAGAGATCGGGAGTATGAGTGGACAGGGATATCAGGACACCATATCCGGCAGGAATTCTGGGATTCTCTTGCATCCTTCTTCCATGCACCATCCCCATCCTCCTCCTCTGCCCGTGCAAGGCATGCAGGGAAGTCATAGTTATGGCTATCATCCACAAGTTCCTACACCTTCCTACAGGCACCCGACAACCACCAACTTGCATCATGGCACTCTGAATCCTTCTCGGGATGTTTTAGAGTCAGGGTCCAGGTATCCAAGGCCTTTTTCGTCCAGTGGTGACCGGATGTTTAGGCCTCACCGAAGAGGACCACAGGGAGCTCCAGATGGCATCAATGGACGCATGAGATATCTATCAGAG GATGTAGCAATACTGGAGTTCTCAGGCTTCTATGGTGTTGGGAATCTCATTGACCAACACAGAGATATGCGGCTGGATATAGATGACATGTCTTATGAG GAACTATTGGCCTTGGAGGAACGGATTGGAGACGTAAACACTGGTTTATCCGAGGAATCCATCCGGAAGTGTCTAAAGACGAAGATACATGTTTCTTGCATAGCTTCTTCCCCTCCAGACCAGTCGGCAAGCATGATGCAAGACAACGGCACCTGCATTATATGCCAG GTCGAGTATGAGGAGAATGAGACAATTGGAATCCTTGATTGTGGTCACAATTACCATGCTGACTGCATAAAGCAATGGCTATTGTTGAAGAACATCTGCCCCATCTGTAAAGTGTCAGCTTTGTCCTCGGATGGTAAAGAAGGATGA
- the LOC131245304 gene encoding probable E3 ubiquitin-protein ligase ZFP1 isoform X2 codes for MAQRNILCTSQMHDLEIEQGQSHLQPEPCILLGNMVNFPNPNIHPVLSAPGNATNLDHRHLPMDHQDSSMFYGNQYNGLQHRHPVINIDLNSVAPSNFTYNPYMVPSSTSRIGPMPLNHGSSDHIPSSSNHGLAGVSLDEYGRNTQFMDNLRGSCKRKTAEGVPGNFPVSGSASSSSSSSGVPLNSGPQQWEEPFETGVGVLEPTGFTTSDYRGSGVLSINEGSQRSVRSRSSAINLQMDSSLAHQNQLLQGNYMGRSFQAAGNAWVEQFGSNGGDGSSSGWSYAPSMAYLHGSFLISSGKPLYIVNEKTWRSINGGPLEIGSMSGQGYQDTISGRNSGILLHPSSMHHPHPPPLPVQGMQGSHSYGYHPQVPTPSYRHPTTTNLHHGTLNPSRDVLESGSRYPRPFSSSGDRMFRPHRRGPQGAPDGINGRMRYLSEDVAILEFSGFYGVGNLIDQHRDMRLDIDDMSYEELLALEERIGDVNTGLSEESIRKCLKTKIHVSCIASSPPDQSASMMQDNGTCIICQVEYEENETIGILDCGHNYHADCIKQWLLLKNICPICKVSALSSDGKEG; via the exons ATGGCACAGAGAAACATACTGTGCACGAGTCAAATGCATGATTTGGAAATAGAGCAGGGGCAGAGTCACCTTCAGCCTGAGCCTTGCATTCTTTTAGGCAACATGGTTAATTTCCCGAACCCCAACATCCACCCAGTGTTGTCTGCTCCTGGGAACGCTACTAATCTTGATCACCGCCATCTGCCGATGGACCATCAAGACAGCAGTATGTTCTATGGAAACCAGTATAATGGTCTTCAGCATCGTCATCCTGTCATAAACATTGATTTAAACAGCGTTGCTCCCTCCAACTTCACCTACAACCCGTACATGGTACCTTCATCCACCAGCAGAATTGGCCCTATGCCTCTGAATCATGGTTCTTCTGATCACATACCATCTTCAAGCAATCATGGACTTGCTGGAGTTAGTTTAGATGAGTATGGAAGGAACACCCAATTCATGGATAACCTTAGAGGGTCATGCAAAAGGAAGACCGCTGAAGGGGTTCCAGGGAACTTCCCTGTCAGTGGCTCAGCAAGTTCAAGTTCATCTTCTTCAGGGGTCCCACTGAATTCAGGACCTCAGCAGTGGGAGGAACCGTTTGAAACCGGTGTTGGCGTGTTGGAGCCCACAGGTTTTACCACATCTGACTACAGAGGAAGTGGAGTTCTCTCAATTAATGAAGGATCTCAAAGAAGCGTGAGGAGTAGATCAAGTGCCATCAACCTTCAGATGGACTCTTCTTTGGCACATCAGAACCAATTACTTCAAGGGAATTATATGGGCAGATCCTTTCAGGCAGCTGGCAATGCATGGGTGGAACAATTTGGGAGTAATGGTGGCGATGGGAGCAGTTCCGGATGGAGTTATGCACCTTCAATGGCTTATTTGCACGGTAGTTTCTTGATTTCTTCAGGAAAGCCACTCTACATTGTAAATGAAAAAACAT GGAGAAGCATCAATGGAGGTCCCTTAGAGATCGGGAGTATGAGTGGACAGGGATATCAGGACACCATATCCGGCAGGAATTCTGGGATTCTCTTGCATCCTTCTTCCATGCACCATCCCCATCCTCCTCCTCTGCCCGTGCAAGGCATGCAGGGAAGTCATAGTTATGGCTATCATCCACAAGTTCCTACACCTTCCTACAGGCACCCGACAACCACCAACTTGCATCATGGCACTCTGAATCCTTCTCGGGATGTTTTAGAGTCAGGGTCCAGGTATCCAAGGCCTTTTTCGTCCAGTGGTGACCGGATGTTTAGGCCTCACCGAAGAGGACCACAGGGAGCTCCAGATGGCATCAATGGACGCATGAGATATCTATCAGAG GATGTAGCAATACTGGAGTTCTCAGGCTTCTATGGTGTTGGGAATCTCATTGACCAACACAGAGATATGCGGCTGGATATAGATGACATGTCTTATGAG GAACTATTGGCCTTGGAGGAACGGATTGGAGACGTAAACACTGGTTTATCCGAGGAATCCATCCGGAAGTGTCTAAAGACGAAGATACATGTTTCTTGCATAGCTTCTTCCCCTCCAGACCAGTCGGCAAGCATGATGCAAGACAACGGCACCTGCATTATATGCCAG GTCGAGTATGAGGAGAATGAGACAATTGGAATCCTTGATTGTGGTCACAATTACCATGCTGACTGCATAAAGCAATGGCTATTGTTGAAGAACATCTGCCCCATCTGTAAAGTGTCAGCTTTGTCCTCGGATGGTAAAGAAGGATGA